The DNA window AACTGAAACACCGATGCACCGGTAATTATTAGTTCTAACTAAGTAAAAGACATTTTAACTTAAACTCCACAAGAGTATAGTAGCTTACTGATTAACTAGGATGTCCAGAATATTTCTGTGTGTACTGTACAGGTAGCTTAATTAGCATGTCAACTTCTCTGACCAATCACCATTCCCCAAGAGAGATCGCTATCACGCTCTCTCATAACCACTTCTCGAGCTCTTGtattaaaagaaaagcaaGGACAGATGCCTACAAgcttaatattttgttatctaGTCGACCTTAATCACGGGGTTTAACAACTCTCACATTCTCATCGGTATTCGGCAAGCAAAGAgcaggagagaagagagagccACACTTGACACAGGGCCACCGTCTCCTTGGCATCCTCCCCAAGGGCAGGCGATCGAGGAGGGAGATGACGGATGTGCAGCACACGGCGGCCGGCCACGCCGCGAGGCGAGTCAAGCTGTTCCGgatgccgcggcggccggctgcGACTGCGGGGCCGCTGGTGCCGGCCGGTGGgcggaagaagaggaagatggcggtggcgaggctcggcggcgccggcgggaggaggcggctgtTCGGGGCGTTCCGGCGGCTGCGGATACGGTGGCTGGCGGCGCTGTACCGTCGCTCgctgcggcggctgcgcgCGTACTACGCCAACGCCGTCCGGGACCTCCtagagggcgcggcggccatgAGCACGCTGCGCGcgcaggccgccgccgactgcTCGTTCGGCACCGCGTTCGCGCCGGTGGTCACCGTCGGCTACTGATCGATGTCCGCTCCCGCCGGTGCAGGAGCAGGAGCGCCCTGTGTATAGACGCTTTTAATTGTCTATGATAATTCAagtgctctttttttttgcgttGTTGCATTTCTTCTGGTGATCATTGACCTCAGCGATCAGTGTTCATCGTGTTCGTAATCACCTAGCTTGTACTACAACTTTCttgaactgaaaaaaaattgaaattgatTTCACGTTAAAGTAGAGGAGATAGAGAGAAAAGA is part of the Oryza brachyantha chromosome 2, ObraRS2, whole genome shotgun sequence genome and encodes:
- the LOC102710847 gene encoding uncharacterized protein LOC102710847, translating into MTDVQHTAAGHAARRVKLFRMPRRPAATAGPLVPAGGRKKRKMAVARLGGAGGRRRLFGAFRRLRIRWLAALYRRSLRRLRAYYANAVRDLLEGAAAMSTLRAQAAADCSFGTAFAPVVTVGY